Genomic segment of Rhodococcus rhodochrous:
CACAGCGGCGTCGGCTCGGATCCCCAGATCCGCGACATCCACGACTCGATGCGCGACACCATGGTCGAGCGGGTCGTCGCGGCGCTGGGCTGCGACGACACCCCCGTCACCCGCATGCGGCTGCGGGCGTGGTGGGCACTCGTCGAGTCGCTGGCGATCGACCGGTTCCACGAAGGCACGCCGAGCATCGACGAGATCGTCGACTATTCGGCCGCCCTGCTGCCGACGGTGCTGACCGGGCCGTAGACGAATCACGTCGTCGACGACGAAGGGGAGGTTGTGTGCGTCCCCGGTCGGGAGAACGCACACAACCTCCCCCTCGACGAACGAGTGGACTCCCCCTCTACAAGCCGGGGATCTGGATCGTCACGCCGGGGAACACCTCGATCTGCGAGGGCACCTGGACCGGCAGGTCGACCGGCGGCGCCGGAATCGTGATCGGCGGCAGGTTCGACAGGTCGGGCAGCTGGAAGGTCGGCGGCGGGGCAGTGGTGGTGGTCTCGATACCGGCGTCCTTCGGGACACCCGCCTGACCACCGATCGGTGCCGGCCACGGGAAGCTTTCGACGGGTGTGCCCTCGAGCGCGCCGTCCATCGTTCCCTTCCAGATGTCCGACGGCAGTCCGGAACCGTAGATCGACCCACCCCAGCTGTTGGTGATCGGCCCGGCGTCGGGGGTGCCCATCCACACGGCCGTCGACAGCGACGGCGTGTACCCGACCATCCAGGCGTCCTTGTTCAGCCCGGTGTCACCGAGCTGCGTGGTACCGGTCTTCGACGCCGACGGCCGGCCACCGGCGAGCGCATGCCCGCGCGAGTAGGCGGCGATCGGCATCATGGCCTGGGTCGCGTTGTCGGCGACCGCGGCATCGAAGCGCTGCTCGCCGGGGGACGCCGGTCGATCGAGGAGCACGACACCGTCGGCCGTGACGACCTTCTGCACGAAGTACGGCTCGTGGAAGACACCGGACGCGGCGATCGTCGCGTAGGCGGAGGCCATGTCGATGACACGTGCCTGGTACTGGCCGAGGACGATGCCGCCCTCCGGAGGACCGCCGTTCTCGCTCAGCGTCTGCCCCTCGACGCCGGGGATCGTCAGCGGGATTCCTGCTGCGTGCGCGGCGTCGGCGATCTTCTGCGGGCCGTTCGACATGGACATCATGAGCCGATAGAAGCTCGTGTTCAGCGACCGCTTGAGTGCCTCGGCGATCGTGCAGCGTCCACACGACTCGCCCTCGACGTTGCCGATGCGGATGTTGCCCACCGTGAGCGGGGAGCTGTCGAAGCGCGCGTTGAGGCCGATCCCGTCGTCGAGTGCGGCGAGCAGGCCGAACACCTTGAACGCCGACCCGGTCTGGACGGGTGCCTGCGCGAAGTCGAAGCCGGCGCCGTCCTCACCGCCGTAATAGGCGCGCACGGCACCGGAGCGGGGATCGACCGAGACCACCGCGGTGCGCAGCTCCCCGGGCTCGCCGGACAGCGTGGACCGGGCGGCGTCGATCGCCGCCTGCTGGGCCTTCAGATCGATGGTGGTGGTGATGCGCAGGCCCTCGGTGTTGAGGTCCTGTTCGCTGATCCCCGCCGCGGACAGCTCGCGCAGCACTTGCGTACGGATGTGTCCTTCCGGACCCGTCGCCTCGGTGGCCAATACAAGGGTGTCCGACGGCACCGTCGGGGGGAACACCTGCTCCGACCGCTCGGAGGGGTCGAGGACGTCCATCTCGACCATGCCGTCGAGCACGTAGTTCCAGCGCTCCTCGATGGCCGGCAGGTTGTACTCGGGGTCGAGCGACGACGGCGTCTGGATCACCCCGGCCAGGACAGCGCCCTCGGAGACCGACAGTTCCTCGACGGGCTTGCCGAAGTACGCCTGCGACGCCGCGCCGATGCCGTAGGCGCCGCGACCGAAGTAGATGGTGTTGAGATACGCCTCGAGGATCTCGTCCTTCGACCACTGTCGCGCCATCTTGGTGGAGATGACGAGCTCGCGCATCTTGCGTTCGAGCGTGCGATCGGCGCCGACGAGCACGTTCTTGACGTACTGCTGGGTGATCGTGGACCCACCGCCGGCGGTGTCCTTGCCCATGACGTTGTCGCGGGCCGCGCGCGCGAAACCGGTGATCGAGAAACCGGGATTGCTGTAGAAGTTGCGGTCCTCCGCCGACAGCACGGCGTTGCGGACGTGCTCGGGGATCTGCGCGATACCGACCTCGAGACGGTTGCCCTCCGGCGGGACGACCCGCGTGATCTCGGTGGCGTCGTCGGACGCGTAGATCCTCGCGAGCTGGTTCGTCTTCATGTCCGCCGGGGTCGGCACCTTCGCCGAGTAGTAGGCGGAGGCGAAGATTCCGAGCGGTACGAGCACGGCGAGAACGAACGCGACGAGTACGGCGTAGCGAACGATGCGTCCCCTTCGCTTCTTCGCTGCGGCCGCGGCGGCGCGCGAGGATGTCGACCTTTTGGGGCTCGTCACTCGTTCCACTTTCTCGGTACCGGTAATCCGGACGGGAGGGTCTCCCGCCCACCGTATGGTACGGAAACGACCGCAGGACGCCTCCGGAACACCGCTTCGGTGCTCCTTCTCACGTCACGACAGAGTCGATCCGATCGGCGTCGATCCGATCGGCGTCATTCCGATCGCGTCATTCCGATCGGCGCCACGCGCGGAACGCGAACCCCCACATCACGACGAATGCGAGCAGCACGAGGGACGGCACGATGCCGGGTTGCGGCGACGTCAGCTCGGCGACGGCGGAGATCACGGCCATCACCGTGAACACCGTGAGCAGGCCGAGCAGCATCTCGAGTCGGTTCCGGCGCGGAACCTTCCTCACGACTTGACGCCACCCGCGGTCAGACCCGAGATGATGCGTCGCTGGAAGATCAGCACCATCACCACGAGCGGCACCATGACGAGCGTGCCGCCGGCCATGATCGACGCGTACGGGGTGACGTACGGGTCGGTACCGGTGAACCGTGCCATCGCGACCGTCACCGGGGCCGTGCTCTCGCTCGACAGCTGCGACATCAGCAGGTACTCGTTGACGGTCGCGATGAAGGCGAGGATCGCCGTGGTGAACAACGCGGGTGCCGCGAGCGGCAGCATGACCAGGCGGAACGCCTGCCCGCGCGTCGCACCGTCCATCCGGGCGGCCTCCTCGAGTTCCCACGGCAGCTCGGAGAAGAACGAGGTGAGCGTGTAGACGGTCAGCGGCAGCACGAACGAGATGTTCGGGATGATCAGCGCCTGGTACTTGCCGATCCAGCCGATGTCGGTGAACAACTGGAACAGCGGCGTCACGAGCGCGACGACCGGGAACATCGACGCGCCGAGGATGAGGCCGGTGACGAAGTACTTGCCGCGGAACTCGAACCGCGACAGCGCGTAGGCGGTGAACACGCCGAGCAGCAGCGCGACCGCCGTGGTGGCACCGGCGATGATGACGCTGTTGAGCAGCGCCCGCGAGAAGTTGACCTTGGCGTCGGGGTCGAGCGCGTCGGCGAAGTTCTGCAGCGTCGGGTTCGACGGCCACAGGGTCGTGCTGAACGTCTCCGACGGGTCGCGCAGGGCGGTGACGATCATCCAGTAACAGGGAGCCAGGCCCCACACGACGATCAGCGCGACACCCACGTAGGTGCCGACCGTGCTCATCCTGCGCTTGAACGGCACCTTGCGGGACTGCACCGGCGTGGGCTCGGGCTCCGGCTGGATCCGGGGAATCTCGGTGGTGACGGTCATACGACCTCCCCCTTACGCTGCTTCTCCTGCGTACTCACCGCGTTGGCGCCGAGGAACCGCACCAGCACGAAGGCGACGGCGAAGATGAGCAGGAAGGTGATCGTCGACAGGGCCGACGCGGAGTTCGAGCCCTGACGCATCTGGTCGACGACGAGCACCGAGATCGTGGACGTCGCGGGATTCGACCCCATCATGATCGCGGGCAGGTCGTACATGCGCAGCGCGTCCATGGTGCGGAACAGGATCGCCACCATGAGGGCGGGCTTCACCAGCGGCAGCGTGATCATCTTGAATCGCTGCCAGGCGTTCGCGCCGTCGACCTTCGCGGCCTCGTAGACGTCCTGCGGGATCATCTGCAGGCCGGCGAGGATGAGCAGCGCCATGAACGGCGCCGTCTTCCACACGTCGGCGACGATGATCGCGAAGCGCGCCGGCCACGGATCGGCGGTCCACAGGTAGTCGGTGCCGAGCAGTTTGTTGGCGGCACCGTCGTTGGCGAAGATGAAGAACCACAGCTTGGCGGTGACGGCGGTGGGGATCGCCCACGGCACCAGCACCGAGGCGCGCAGCAGGCCGCGGCCCCGGAACGACTTGGCCATCACGACCGCCATCGCGAAACCGATCACCGTCTCGAGCGAGACCGTGACGACGGTGAAGAAAAAGGTGTTGAAGATCGACTGCCAGAACTGGGAGCCGAGGGTGCCCGGGGGGCACGGAATCGAACCGGTGGCGGTATTGCAGGTCTGGGTGATCCAGCGCGTGTAGTTCTCGATCCCCACGAAACCACCGGTGACGAACCGGCCCGTCTCGGGATCGAGTCGCTTCGAGTCACCGTGCAGCGACATCCACACCGCTCGTCCGAGCGGGTACAGGATGATCACGGCCAGGACGAGCATCGACGGTGCGACGAACATCCATACCGGGACCTTGCGCCGCGTCTCCACCGCCGCGGCGGGAGGCGCGGGCACGCGGTGACGTCCGCCGACACGTCCGCGGTCGGGACCGGGGACGGTCCCGACCGCGGGGGCGTGTGGCGGATCCGCGGGATTGTCGACCTGCGGGTCAGCCATGTACTGCTCCTAGAGCATCAGTTGCCGGCGGTCTCGATGCCGGCCTTGGTGTCGTCCAGCGCCTGCTGGACGGTCTTCTCGCCACGGATCGCAGCGTAGGCGTTGTCGGAGATCGCCTTCGACACGGCCGAGTAGTACGGCGACGCCGGACGCGGCTTGGCGGCCTCGAGGACCTCCTTCAGCGTCGAGAAGTAGGGGTACTGCTCGAGGATGGAGGCGTCGTCGTAGACCTCGGCGAGAACCGGGGCGCCGCCCGCTTCCGCGTAGTACATCTGCGACTGGCGGGTCTGCATGAACTCGAGGAAGTCACGCGCGGTGGCGGGAGCATCCGAGAACGCGCTGATGCCGACGTTGTAGCCGCCGAGCGTCGAGACGCCGGGGCCGTCGATGCCGGGCAGGACGGCGATGCCGTAGTTGCCGGCGACCGACGAGGTCTCACCGTCGGTGTAGAAGCCGGGCCACGTGCGCAGGAACAGTGCCTCGCCGTTGCCGAAGGCGGTCTGCGACTCGCCCTCGGTGTAGGTCTGCGCGGCGGCCGGGATGATGCCGTCCTCGAAGTTGTCGACGATGAACTGCAGGCCCTCGGCCGTCTTGTCGTCGATGGCCGGGGTCAGGCCGTCCTCGGCGACGAAGGAGCCACCGAAGGCGTTGACGATCTCGGTGACGTTGACCGTCAGGCCTTCGTAGTTCTTGAACTGACCGATGTAGCAGGCGATACCCGCCTCCTCGGCCTTCGGGCACTCGGCCTTCAGGTCGTCCCAGGTCGCGGGCGCCTCGTCGACGAGGTCGGTGCGGTAGTAGAGGAACGCGCCGTTCGTGTTCTTCGGGGCGGCGTACAGGGTGCCGTTGTAGGTGCCCGACTCGACGGTCGCGGGCAGCACGCCCTCGGTGTCGATCTCCAGGTCGCCCTCGAGGGGGAGCAGCCAGCCGTTCGCGGCGAACTCCGCGGTGTTGGTGACGTCGACGGCGATGAGGTCGTACTCGTCGCTCTTGGCCTGCATGCGCTGAGCGATGTCGTCGTACTGGTCGTTGGCCTCCTTGGCCAGCGGCTTGAACGTCACCTGCTCGTCGGGATGCTCGGCGTTCCAGTCGGCGATGATGCTCTCGAGTGCCGTGTTCAGGGGATCCTGCCCCTCGACGATCGTGATCGGGCCGCGGCCCTCGGCGGACGCAGCGGTACCCTCGCTGCCGCTCGAGGTGTCGTCGCCACCGTCGTCCGACGAGCAGCCGGCGAGAACGAGCGCGGTCGCGGCCGTAGCGGCGATCGCAGCCCTCCGCATCGCCTTCGTATTCAGAACCATCAACAACTCCCCATTCGAGGTCGAAAAACACACGTCGGTGACCCTGGTGCACCGACACCGGCCACTACTGTGGCACGCAGCACCGGTAAAAGTCGGCATTCCGCCCATCCTGAATCGGTCGAGTGTCGAGTGCACCGACCGATCACGGGAACGATCGTCAGCCGATCCGCTTCCCGTCGGACGTCCCGAAGACGTGCACGTGCTCGGGGTCGAAGCGCAGGTACAGCCGGTCGCCCTTCTGCGGAGGATTGCGCCAGTCGCTGCGCGCGACGATCTGCTGCACGATCCCGCCGACATCGGCCCGGCCGTAGACGTAGGCCTCCGAGCCGAGCTCCTCGACCACGTCGACGTCCATGGCCAGACCCTCGTTCGAGATCTCGAGGTGTTCGGGCCGGATACCGAGCACGACCTCCTTCTCGGTGACCTGACCGAGCACGTCGCGCGGCACCGGTACGTGGATGTCGCCGATCATCGCGCCGCGGTCGAAGACCGGGAGGCGGAAGAGGTTCATCGCGGGCGAGCCCATGAAGCCGGCGACGAAGACGTTCGCGGGCCGATTGTAGAGCACACGCGGCGATGCGCACTGCTGCAGGATGCCCTTCTCGAGCACCGCGACGCGGTCGCCCATCGTCATCGCCTCGACCTGGTCGTGGGTGACGTAGACGGTGGTGGTGCCGAGGCGGCGCTGCAACT
This window contains:
- a CDS encoding transglycosylase domain-containing protein, with product MTSPKRSTSSRAAAAAAKKRRGRIVRYAVLVAFVLAVLVPLGIFASAYYSAKVPTPADMKTNQLARIYASDDATEITRVVPPEGNRLEVGIAQIPEHVRNAVLSAEDRNFYSNPGFSITGFARAARDNVMGKDTAGGGSTITQQYVKNVLVGADRTLERKMRELVISTKMARQWSKDEILEAYLNTIYFGRGAYGIGAASQAYFGKPVEELSVSEGAVLAGVIQTPSSLDPEYNLPAIEERWNYVLDGMVEMDVLDPSERSEQVFPPTVPSDTLVLATEATGPEGHIRTQVLRELSAAGISEQDLNTEGLRITTTIDLKAQQAAIDAARSTLSGEPGELRTAVVSVDPRSGAVRAYYGGEDGAGFDFAQAPVQTGSAFKVFGLLAALDDGIGLNARFDSSPLTVGNIRIGNVEGESCGRCTIAEALKRSLNTSFYRLMMSMSNGPQKIADAAHAAGIPLTIPGVEGQTLSENGGPPEGGIVLGQYQARVIDMASAYATIAASGVFHEPYFVQKVVTADGVVLLDRPASPGEQRFDAAVADNATQAMMPIAAYSRGHALAGGRPSASKTGTTQLGDTGLNKDAWMVGYTPSLSTAVWMGTPDAGPITNSWGGSIYGSGLPSDIWKGTMDGALEGTPVESFPWPAPIGGQAGVPKDAGIETTTTAPPPTFQLPDLSNLPPITIPAPPVDLPVQVPSQIEVFPGVTIQIPGL
- a CDS encoding carbohydrate ABC transporter permease, giving the protein MSTVGTYVGVALIVVWGLAPCYWMIVTALRDPSETFSTTLWPSNPTLQNFADALDPDAKVNFSRALLNSVIIAGATTAVALLLGVFTAYALSRFEFRGKYFVTGLILGASMFPVVALVTPLFQLFTDIGWIGKYQALIIPNISFVLPLTVYTLTSFFSELPWELEEAARMDGATRGQAFRLVMLPLAAPALFTTAILAFIATVNEYLLMSQLSSESTAPVTVAMARFTGTDPYVTPYASIMAGGTLVMVPLVVMVLIFQRRIISGLTAGGVKS
- a CDS encoding carbohydrate ABC transporter permease: MADPQVDNPADPPHAPAVGTVPGPDRGRVGGRHRVPAPPAAAVETRRKVPVWMFVAPSMLVLAVIILYPLGRAVWMSLHGDSKRLDPETGRFVTGGFVGIENYTRWITQTCNTATGSIPCPPGTLGSQFWQSIFNTFFFTVVTVSLETVIGFAMAVVMAKSFRGRGLLRASVLVPWAIPTAVTAKLWFFIFANDGAANKLLGTDYLWTADPWPARFAIIVADVWKTAPFMALLILAGLQMIPQDVYEAAKVDGANAWQRFKMITLPLVKPALMVAILFRTMDALRMYDLPAIMMGSNPATSTISVLVVDQMRQGSNSASALSTITFLLIFAVAFVLVRFLGANAVSTQEKQRKGEVV
- a CDS encoding ABC transporter substrate-binding protein, whose amino-acid sequence is MVLNTKAMRRAAIAATAATALVLAGCSSDDGGDDTSSGSEGTAASAEGRGPITIVEGQDPLNTALESIIADWNAEHPDEQVTFKPLAKEANDQYDDIAQRMQAKSDEYDLIAVDVTNTAEFAANGWLLPLEGDLEIDTEGVLPATVESGTYNGTLYAAPKNTNGAFLYYRTDLVDEAPATWDDLKAECPKAEEAGIACYIGQFKNYEGLTVNVTEIVNAFGGSFVAEDGLTPAIDDKTAEGLQFIVDNFEDGIIPAAAQTYTEGESQTAFGNGEALFLRTWPGFYTDGETSSVAGNYGIAVLPGIDGPGVSTLGGYNVGISAFSDAPATARDFLEFMQTRQSQMYYAEAGGAPVLAEVYDDASILEQYPYFSTLKEVLEAAKPRPASPYYSAVSKAISDNAYAAIRGEKTVQQALDDTKAGIETAGN
- a CDS encoding ABC transporter ATP-binding protein, with the protein product MASVTFDKATCLFPGSTTPAVDALDLEIEDGEFLVLVGPSGCGKSTSLRMLAGLEEVHSGRILIGDQDVTGQDPKERDIAMVFQNYALYPHMSVAENMGFALKLAKTPKNEIRERVVEVAKMLDLEQFLDRKPKALSGGQRQRVAMGRAIVRQPQVFLMDEPLSNLDAKLRVQTRTQIAQLQRRLGTTTVYVTHDQVEAMTMGDRVAVLEKGILQQCASPRVLYNRPANVFVAGFMGSPAMNLFRLPVFDRGAMIGDIHVPVPRDVLGQVTEKEVVLGIRPEHLEISNEGLAMDVDVVEELGSEAYVYGRADVGGIVQQIVARSDWRNPPQKGDRLYLRFDPEHVHVFGTSDGKRIG